A single window of Nasonia vitripennis strain AsymCx chromosome 4, Nvit_psr_1.1, whole genome shotgun sequence DNA harbors:
- the LOC100120497 gene encoding xylosyltransferase oxt, translating into MVVMKTHLENRSSNCLRKYRIFFVCGLVLLCAQVYLAYNFLALENESQQRPGKATLEETNFSRDDEDEGLPKGTRQLKLPPDKQGSSNKALNRNRTTRVKLDRNSLNFVPACEVTGREAVSAITRAQSQMCKERIVNVTCLSQQNLLYPTKLQSSCPHSLGFVGVPKSLGCFKDDKISRLLPNYYAVFKTNNSPEHCAYMCLQSGFPYAGVEYSMECFCGKEEPSKTNQLPDSSCNMKCPGDPKQPCGGYLTINIFLTGIQRFKAQEARNSSLKSTDEAPVRIAYLLTVNGRASRQVRRLISILYDPSHLFYIHVDARQDYMYREMLEVERKCKNKNIIVAKGPDLRHASIWGGASLLTTFLTSARQMLLHSKNWDFLVNLSESDYPIKTNARLVEFLTWNRGMNFVKSHGREVQRFLTKQGLDKTFVECEARMWRVGDRKLPNGIQIDGGSDWVALSRDFVEYVARPEPDALVTGLLKIFRYTLLPAESFFHTALRNSRFCDTYVDNNLHVTNWKRKLGCKCQYKAVVDWCGCSPNDFKMEDFNRIRNTAEKNLFFARKFEPVIDQRIIDRVEQWLYPERANATTALTIKGYDSYWQSLYHHEDISPAADDALLTVSSSLARLVYQRFGEPPGIEGATVHLLETSAYFRENHFAGILIRAASDRLAMESSTLMTDFPDQVEALIYPKRNLSTARSWVGKITSMTINTDYDQKEQMFRNFLGGVGPMSSPALAYEFDASVPVPQNFTVLWLDPLYRLADINYLQIEESSLIGYLKPQLSDPLQIGIWNVFVILDSKIIVKLNFLVTPLTHWRNRPIGHEKSREVNHGPATPYHVAKDQADRWLEFLQPHITMKDTATRAGSEVRIGWQLERWVDTYIFEHYEVSRVCDAGEERPRSRAKHSKSPLLQRCIATDWSSLAPDPKSDVRSICQKSR; encoded by the exons ATGGTGGTGATGAAGACCCACCTGGAGAACAGGTCCTCCAACTGCCTGAGGAAGTACAGGATCTTCTTCGTATGTGGCCTAGTGCTGCTCTGCGCACAGGTCTACCTGGCTTACAACTTCCTCGCACTGGAAAACGAGAGTCAGCAGAGACCTGGCAAGGCTACACTCGAGGAG ACTAACTTTTCTCGAGATGACGAAGATGAAGGACTGCCAAAGGGGACCCGTCAACTAAAATTGCCACCTGACAAGCAAGGCAGCTCTAACAAAGCTTTAAATCGTAACCGTACTACTAGGGTAAAGCTTGACCGCAACTCTCTTAATTTTGTACCAGCCTGTGAAGTCACAG GTAGAGAAGCGGTAAGTGCCATAACTCGAGCGCAAAGTCAAATGTGCAAGGAGCGCATTGTCAATGTGACGTGCCTTAGTCAGCAGAATCTGCTGTATCCTACAAAGTTACAGTCTTCCTGCCCGCATTCGCTGGGCTTCGTTGGTGTTCCCAAGAGCTTGGGTTGCTTCAAGGATGATAAAATATCCAGGCTTCTGCCCAACTATTATGCTGTTTTCAAGACTAACAATTCGCCAGAGCACTGCGCCTACATGTGCTTGCAGTCTGGCTTTCCTTACGCTGGTGTTGAATACTC aatgGAATGTTTCTGTGGTAAGGAAGAACCTTCCAAGACAAACCAGTTACCAGACTCTAGTTGTAATATGAAATGTCCTGGAGATCCTAAGCAACCTTGTGGTGGATATCTGactataaacatttttttaacaggCATTCAAA GATTCAAGGCACAAGAAGCGAGAAATTCTAGTTTAAAAAGCACTGACGAAGCACCGGTTAGAATCGCGTATTTGTTGACTGTTAATGGCAGAGCTAGTCGACAAGTGAGACGTCTCATCAGTATTCTTTATGATCCCTCACATTTATTCTACATACACGTAGACGCG CGTCAAGACTACATGTACAGAGAAATGCTGGAGGTCGAgcgaaaatgcaaaaataagAACATAATAGTAGCCAAGGGTCCGGACTTGCGACATGCGAGCATCTGGGGAGGTGCCAGTCTCCTCACGACTTTCCTCACCTCTGCTCGTCAGATGCTCTTGCATTCGAAGAACTGGGACTTTCTGGTCAATCTCTCGGAGTCCGATTATCCGATCAAAACCAACGCTCGTCTCGTCGAGTTTCTCACGTGGAATAGAGGCATGAATTTCGTCAAGTCGCATGGCCGTGAGGTTCAGAGGTTTCTGACTAAACAG ggTTTAGATAAAACGTTCGTAGAATGTGAAGCGCGTATGTGGCGAGTGGGTGACCGAAAGCTCCCCAATGGTATCCAGATAGACGGAGGTAGCGACTGGGTCGCGTTATCCCGCGATTTCGTAGAATACGTTGCCCGACCGGAACCAGATGCCCTCGTAACTGGGTTATTAAAAATCTTCCGCTACACGCTGTTGCCGGCCGAGTCGTTTTTCCACACGGCGTTGAGAAACTCACGCTTCTGCGATACCTACGTCGACAACAACCTGCACGTGACTAACTGGAAACGCAAGCTTGGCTGCAAGTGTCAGTACAAGGCTGTAGTCGATTGGTGTGGGTGTAGTCCGAATGACTTTAAAATGGAGGATTTCAATAGGATCAGGAATACTGCTGAGAAGAATCTGTTCTTTGCTAGGAAGTTTGAACCGGTTATCGATCAGAGAATCATTGACAGGGTAGAGCAATGGCTCTATCCTGAGAGAGCAAATGCTACCACTGCACTG ACCATCAAAGGCTACGACTCCTATTGGCAAAGTCTCTACCACCACGAAGACATAAGTCCAGCAGCCGATGACGCTCTTCTCACTGTGTCCAGCTCCTTAGCACGACTTGTTTACCAACGATTCGGTGAACCGCCAGGGATCGAAGGGGCCACTGTCCATCTGCTTGAGACGAGCGCATACTTTAGGGAAAATCACTTTGCGGGAATACTCATACGAGCGGCTTCGGATCGCCTTGCTATGGAGTCGTCCACGCTTATG ACTGACTTCCCGGATCAAGTTGAGGCATTGATATACCCAAAACGTAATCTATCGACAGCCCGCTCGTGGGTTGGTAAAATCACTAGTATGACGATAAATACGGACTACGATCAGAAGGAGCAGATGTTCAGGAATTTCTTAGGAGGCGTCGGTCCAATGTCGAGTCCTGCATTGGCTTATGAATTCGATGCGAGTGTACCAGTACCGCAAAATTTCACAGTTTTGTGGTTGGATCCTTTATATAGGCTGGCTGACATCAATTACCTACAGATCGAGGAATCGTCTCTG ATAGGATATCTGAAACCTCAATTGAGTGACCCACTGCAGATCGGCATTTGGAATGTATTCGTAATACTAGATTCCAAAATTATAgtcaaattgaattttttggtgACGCCTCTGACGCATTGGCGAAATCGACCGATAGGTCACGAAAAATCTCGCGAAGTGAATCACGGCCCTGCAACCCCCTACCATGTTGCAAAAGATCAGGCGGACAGGTGGCTCGAGTTTCTTCAACCGCATATTACGATGAAAGATACCGCAACTCGAGCTGGATCCGAG GTACGCATAGGGTGGCAATTAGAGCGGTGGGTGGATACGTACATCTTCGAGCACTACGAGGTGTCGCGAGTCTGCGATGCTGGCGAGGAACGACCGCGAAGTCGGGCCAAACACTCCAAATCTCCGCTGCTCCAGCGTTGTATCGCCACCGATTGGAGCTCCCTAGCTCCCGACCCAAAGTCTGATGTCCGTAGCATATGTCAAAAGAGTcgatga
- the LOC100120519 gene encoding sodium/hydrogen exchanger 7 isoform X31 — protein sequence MRVAVLVLLLSLVARNCDGAATDIELDAKAQYLHRLDSLNLLLYTFLLIATVLTVWTFKHRRLRFLHETGLAVIYGLIVGAIIRYGFTTSNTIQHLPVVPAAPYNQSIPPDILWFQVFENKTGGGFGNKTYAYSFRGEIYKQDSEIDKKATFDPEIFFNIILPPIIFHAGYSLKRKYFFRNLGAILMYALVGTTVSSFIIGALMYAFMQLIPHLSTSFTFLDTLYFGALISPTDPLTIISIFNDLHVDVNLYALVFGESVLNDAVAIVLSGAIQNYGERYLTPGSNKFELVAFFQAMGDFVGIFSLSLFIGATMGCITALLTKFTRVRDFPLLESALFVLMSYSTFLIAEASDLTGVVAVLFCGICQAHYTYNNLSSDSRQRTKQLFELLNFLAENFIFSYIGVSMFTFPKHHFDIGFIISGFFCALLGRAANVYPLSFLLNLGRKPKISLNFQHMLFCAGLRGAMSFALAIRNTVSEARQAMLTTTSLIVILTVIFQGGMASQFLSWFNIPVGVDEEVEVLSHNGVRSSGGEGGFGELELHRERSSPSDIFFIPAV from the exons ATGAGGGTAGCAGTCTTGGTACTACTCCTGTCTTTGGTGGCCAGGAACTGCGATGGAGCTGCCACTGACATTGAGCTTGATGCCAAAGCCCAGTATCTCCACAGACTCGACAGTCTCAATTTGTTACTTTACACCTTTCTGCTGATAGCCACTGTGCTAACGGTCTGGACCTTCAAGCACAGGAGGCTGAGGTTTCTGCACGAGACTGGACTCGCTGTCATCTATG GGCTTATTGTGGGGGCGATAATTCGATATGGATTTACGACGAGTAACACGATTCAGCATCTGCCGGTTGTGCCTGCAGCACCATACAATCAATCCATACCTCCGGACATACTATGGTTTCAAGTCTTCGAGAACAAGACCGGCGGCGGCTTCGGCAACAAAACCTACGCCTACTCTTTCCGCGGCGAAATTTACAAGCAGGACAGCGAGATTGACAAGAag gCCACGTTCGATCCGGAGATATTCTTCAACATCATCTTGCCGCCTATAATTTTCCACGCCGGATACAGTCTGAAAAGG AAATACTTCTTTCGAAATCTCGGGGCGATATTGATGTACGCGCTGGTCGGTACGACGGTCTCGTCTTTTATTATCGG GGCGCTGATGTACGCGTTCATGCAGCTGATACCGCACCTGTCGACCTCCTTCACGTTTCTGGACACGCTGTATTTCGGCGCGCTGATATCGCCGACAGACCCGCTGACCATCATCTCGATATTCAACGATCTACACGTCGACGTGAATCTGTACGCGCTCGTGTTCGGCGAGAGCGTGCTCAACGATGCCGTGGCTATCGTACTTAGCGG TGCTATCCAGAATTACGGCGAGCGTTACCTTACGCCAGGCTCAAACAAGTTCGAGTTGGTGGCCTTCTTCCAGGCGATGGGCGACTTTGTCGGTATATTCAGTCTGTCGCTCTTCATCGGCGCGACGATGGGTTGCATCACAGCCCTCCTTACCAAGTTTACGCGGGTTCGGGACTTTCCGCTCCTCGAGTCAGCTCTGTTTGTCCTCATGTCATATAGTACTTTCCTCATTGCTGAGGCTTCCGATCTGACGG GAGTTGTTGCCGTTTTGTTCTGTGGGATATGTCAAGCCCACTACACGTACAATAATTTAAGTTCCGATTCCCGTCAGAGGACGAAGCAGCTTTTTGAACTGCTCAATTTCCTGGCCGAGAACTTTATCTTTAGCTACATAGGTGTATCGATGTTTACCTTCCCTAAACATCACTTCGATATTGGATTCATAATTTCAGGATTC TTCTGCGCACTGCTGGGCAGAGCCGCAAATGTGTACCCGCTTTCGTTCCTGCTGAACCTCGGGCGCAAGCCGAAGATATCTCTGAACTTTCAGCACATGCTTTTCTGCGCTGGTTTGCGTGGAGCAATGAGTTTTGCTCTGGCGATCCGTAATACTGTGTCTGAAGCTAGACAGGCCATGCTCACAACCACGAGTCTTATCGTCATACTGACGGTCATCTTCCAGGGTGGCATGGCCTCCCAGTTCCTCAGCTGGTTCAACATACC AGTTGGCGTAGATGAAGAAGTAGAAGTATTATCACATAACGGAGTCCGAAGT TCTGGTGGCGAAGGTGGCTTTGGCGAACTGGAATTGCATCGGGAGAGAAGCTCTCCG
- the LOC100120519 gene encoding sodium/hydrogen exchanger 7 isoform X30 produces MRVAVLVLLLSLVARNCDGAATDIELDAKAQYLHRLDSLNLLLYTFLLIATVLTVWTFKHRRLRFLHETGLAVIYGLIVGAIIRYGFTTSNTIQHLPVVPAAPYNQSIPPDILWFQVFENKTGGGFGNKTYAYSFRGEIYKQDSEIDKKATFDPEIFFNIILPPIIFHAGYSLKRKYFFRNLGAILMYALVGTTVSSFIIGALMYAFMQLIPHLSTSFTFLDTLYFGALISPTDPLTIISIFNDLHVDVNLYALVFGESVLNDAVAIVLSGAIQNYGERYLTPGSNKFELVAFFQAMGDFVGIFSLSLFIGATMGCITALLTKFTRVRDFPLLESALFVLMSYSTFLIAEASDLTGVVAVLFCGICQAHYTYNNLSSDSRQRTKQLFELLNFLAENFIFSYIGVSMFTFPKHHFDIGFIISGFFCALLGRAANVYPLSFLLNLGRKPKISLNFQHMLFCAGLRGAMSFALAIRNTVSEARQAMLTTTSLIVILTVIFQGGMASQFLSWFNIPVGVDEEVEVLSHNGVRSVYNSMDTAGSGGEGGFGELELHRERSSPSDIFFIPAV; encoded by the exons ATGAGGGTAGCAGTCTTGGTACTACTCCTGTCTTTGGTGGCCAGGAACTGCGATGGAGCTGCCACTGACATTGAGCTTGATGCCAAAGCCCAGTATCTCCACAGACTCGACAGTCTCAATTTGTTACTTTACACCTTTCTGCTGATAGCCACTGTGCTAACGGTCTGGACCTTCAAGCACAGGAGGCTGAGGTTTCTGCACGAGACTGGACTCGCTGTCATCTATG GGCTTATTGTGGGGGCGATAATTCGATATGGATTTACGACGAGTAACACGATTCAGCATCTGCCGGTTGTGCCTGCAGCACCATACAATCAATCCATACCTCCGGACATACTATGGTTTCAAGTCTTCGAGAACAAGACCGGCGGCGGCTTCGGCAACAAAACCTACGCCTACTCTTTCCGCGGCGAAATTTACAAGCAGGACAGCGAGATTGACAAGAag gCCACGTTCGATCCGGAGATATTCTTCAACATCATCTTGCCGCCTATAATTTTCCACGCCGGATACAGTCTGAAAAGG AAATACTTCTTTCGAAATCTCGGGGCGATATTGATGTACGCGCTGGTCGGTACGACGGTCTCGTCTTTTATTATCGG GGCGCTGATGTACGCGTTCATGCAGCTGATACCGCACCTGTCGACCTCCTTCACGTTTCTGGACACGCTGTATTTCGGCGCGCTGATATCGCCGACAGACCCGCTGACCATCATCTCGATATTCAACGATCTACACGTCGACGTGAATCTGTACGCGCTCGTGTTCGGCGAGAGCGTGCTCAACGATGCCGTGGCTATCGTACTTAGCGG TGCTATCCAGAATTACGGCGAGCGTTACCTTACGCCAGGCTCAAACAAGTTCGAGTTGGTGGCCTTCTTCCAGGCGATGGGCGACTTTGTCGGTATATTCAGTCTGTCGCTCTTCATCGGCGCGACGATGGGTTGCATCACAGCCCTCCTTACCAAGTTTACGCGGGTTCGGGACTTTCCGCTCCTCGAGTCAGCTCTGTTTGTCCTCATGTCATATAGTACTTTCCTCATTGCTGAGGCTTCCGATCTGACGG GAGTTGTTGCCGTTTTGTTCTGTGGGATATGTCAAGCCCACTACACGTACAATAATTTAAGTTCCGATTCCCGTCAGAGGACGAAGCAGCTTTTTGAACTGCTCAATTTCCTGGCCGAGAACTTTATCTTTAGCTACATAGGTGTATCGATGTTTACCTTCCCTAAACATCACTTCGATATTGGATTCATAATTTCAGGATTC TTCTGCGCACTGCTGGGCAGAGCCGCAAATGTGTACCCGCTTTCGTTCCTGCTGAACCTCGGGCGCAAGCCGAAGATATCTCTGAACTTTCAGCACATGCTTTTCTGCGCTGGTTTGCGTGGAGCAATGAGTTTTGCTCTGGCGATCCGTAATACTGTGTCTGAAGCTAGACAGGCCATGCTCACAACCACGAGTCTTATCGTCATACTGACGGTCATCTTCCAGGGTGGCATGGCCTCCCAGTTCCTCAGCTGGTTCAACATACC AGTTGGCGTAGATGAAGAAGTAGAAGTATTATCACATAACGGAGTCCGAAGT GTGTATAACTCCATGGACACCGCTGGG TCTGGTGGCGAAGGTGGCTTTGGCGAACTGGAATTGCATCGGGAGAGAAGCTCTCCG